The following proteins come from a genomic window of Sorghum bicolor cultivar BTx623 chromosome 3, Sorghum_bicolor_NCBIv3, whole genome shotgun sequence:
- the LOC8078089 gene encoding protein DEFECTIVE IN MERISTEM SILENCING 3 isoform X1: MAAPSLPSQIVQFNSKAMEDKLKRLALKVGHHEDNIRFLKSQLNAVEDACIDLGIKLGNYHSSVAAVMNNDTSAQEAEQRTIRSILDQDTTAAGIICQLKVRHHELASKMTLMKGILGFVATLGKVNNDNLSRLLTEYLGMDNMLALVCKTYDGVKDLEKYDKDGIIDKTSGVHGLGRSVGKFLDGRFTVFCLENLRPFSGDINIGDPQRKLILHRPRLPGGESPPGFLDFAVNMIHLDRAHLSCLTASGHGLRETLFYTLFSHLQVYKTRADIQSALPLIKDGAVSLDGGILRPNGSFCLGDSKNLEVRFPVNIEVSSLPENIAEMEEQVKLKNWEKERVLEDMKREEDLLKQVKELYRKQKQELMDYLTHPAVAQTSRDSPTTHSPTTPGSNPFGAKPSHKGW; the protein is encoded by the exons ATGGCGGCTCCGTCGTTGCCGTCGCAGATTGTGCAGTTCAACAGCAAG GCGATGGAGGACAAGCTGAAGAGGCTGGCCCTCAAAGTGGGCCACCATGAGGACAACATTAGGTTCCTCAAATCCCAACTCAATGCTGTCGAAGACGCGTGCATTGACCTGGGAA TCAAACTTGGGAATTATCATTCATCCGTGGCTGCTGTTATGAATAATGATACTTCTGCTCAAGAGGCTGAACAGCGTACTATCCGAAGTATACTTGATCAGGACACGACAGCAGCTGGGATTATATGCCAATTGAAAGTCCGTCATCATGAGCTAGCATCTAAGATGACACTGATGAAAGGTATCCTTGGTTTTGTGGCTACATTGGGAAAAGTAAATAATGACAACCTCAGCAG GCTTCTCACAGAGTACTTGGGAATGGATAACATGCTTGCTCTTGTTTGCAAGACTTATGATGGTGTTAAGGATCTTGAGAAATACGACAAGGATGGCATCATTGATAAGACGAGTGGTGTTCATGGACTTGGTCGCTCTGTTGGAAAATTTCTGGATGGAAGATTTACTGTcttttgtcttgaaaacttgaG GCCATTTTCTGGTGATATTAACATTGGCGATCCGCAGAGAAAACTTATTTTACATAGACCAAGGTTACCTGGAGGGGAGTCTCCTCCTGGTTTTCTGGATTTTGCAGTAAATATGATCCATCTGGACCGAGCACACTTGAGTTGCCTCACAGCCAGTGGCCATGGTCTTAGGGAAACTTTGTTTTATACTTTGTTTTCCCATTTACAAGTTTATAAGACTAGAGCTGACATTCAAAGTGCTCTTCCTCTTATAAAAGATGGTGCTGTTTCTCTAGATGGTGGTATACTGAGACCCAATGGCTCATTCTGCCTTGGCGATAG CAAAAATCTTGAAGTGAGATTTCCTGTAAACATTGAGGTTTCAAGTTTACCTGAAAATATCGCTGAAATGGAGGAGCAAGTTAAACTTAAGAATTGGGAGAAGGAAAGGGTTCTTGAAGATATGAAAAGGGAGGAGGATTTGCTGAAACAAGTTAAGGAATTATACAGGAAGCAGAAGCAAGAGCTCATGGATTATCTCACTCATCCAGCAGTGGCACAG ACGTCGCGTGATTCGCCAACAACTCATTCACCCACAACCCCTGGAAGTAATCCATTTGGAGCCAAGCCCTCCCACAAGGGCTGGTAG
- the LOC8078089 gene encoding protein DEFECTIVE IN MERISTEM SILENCING 3 isoform X2 → MQHFSLTIVKLGNYHSSVAAVMNNDTSAQEAEQRTIRSILDQDTTAAGIICQLKVRHHELASKMTLMKGILGFVATLGKVNNDNLSRLLTEYLGMDNMLALVCKTYDGVKDLEKYDKDGIIDKTSGVHGLGRSVGKFLDGRFTVFCLENLRPFSGDINIGDPQRKLILHRPRLPGGESPPGFLDFAVNMIHLDRAHLSCLTASGHGLRETLFYTLFSHLQVYKTRADIQSALPLIKDGAVSLDGGILRPNGSFCLGDSKNLEVRFPVNIEVSSLPENIAEMEEQVKLKNWEKERVLEDMKREEDLLKQVKELYRKQKQELMDYLTHPAVAQTSRDSPTTHSPTTPGSNPFGAKPSHKGW, encoded by the exons ATGCAGCATTTCTCTTTGACAATAG TCAAACTTGGGAATTATCATTCATCCGTGGCTGCTGTTATGAATAATGATACTTCTGCTCAAGAGGCTGAACAGCGTACTATCCGAAGTATACTTGATCAGGACACGACAGCAGCTGGGATTATATGCCAATTGAAAGTCCGTCATCATGAGCTAGCATCTAAGATGACACTGATGAAAGGTATCCTTGGTTTTGTGGCTACATTGGGAAAAGTAAATAATGACAACCTCAGCAG GCTTCTCACAGAGTACTTGGGAATGGATAACATGCTTGCTCTTGTTTGCAAGACTTATGATGGTGTTAAGGATCTTGAGAAATACGACAAGGATGGCATCATTGATAAGACGAGTGGTGTTCATGGACTTGGTCGCTCTGTTGGAAAATTTCTGGATGGAAGATTTACTGTcttttgtcttgaaaacttgaG GCCATTTTCTGGTGATATTAACATTGGCGATCCGCAGAGAAAACTTATTTTACATAGACCAAGGTTACCTGGAGGGGAGTCTCCTCCTGGTTTTCTGGATTTTGCAGTAAATATGATCCATCTGGACCGAGCACACTTGAGTTGCCTCACAGCCAGTGGCCATGGTCTTAGGGAAACTTTGTTTTATACTTTGTTTTCCCATTTACAAGTTTATAAGACTAGAGCTGACATTCAAAGTGCTCTTCCTCTTATAAAAGATGGTGCTGTTTCTCTAGATGGTGGTATACTGAGACCCAATGGCTCATTCTGCCTTGGCGATAG CAAAAATCTTGAAGTGAGATTTCCTGTAAACATTGAGGTTTCAAGTTTACCTGAAAATATCGCTGAAATGGAGGAGCAAGTTAAACTTAAGAATTGGGAGAAGGAAAGGGTTCTTGAAGATATGAAAAGGGAGGAGGATTTGCTGAAACAAGTTAAGGAATTATACAGGAAGCAGAAGCAAGAGCTCATGGATTATCTCACTCATCCAGCAGTGGCACAG ACGTCGCGTGATTCGCCAACAACTCATTCACCCACAACCCCTGGAAGTAATCCATTTGGAGCCAAGCCCTCCCACAAGGGCTGGTAG
- the LOC8077554 gene encoding 4-coumarate--CoA ligase-like 9, with translation MTQPNLTCTPPVLTPRKNCVAAANMASPSSRGHSLPMPRPLVISSNANAAPFLLLPTNNQQQQQQLRRMGDAAIATVHLHDAEEEQEQEHIFRSRFPPVAVPDDVTVPEFVLAGAEAYADKTALVEAAPGGQSYTYGEVVRDVARFARALRSVGIRKGHVVVVALPNLAVYPVVSLGIMSAGAVFSGVNPRAVAGEIKKQVEDSEARLVVADAVAYDKVKDAGVPVIGIGDAARLPGAISWDELLAAADRTGAPAVALDPAQQSDLCALPYSSGTTGVSKGVMLSHRNLVSSLCSSMFAVGPEMVGQVVTLGLMPFFHIYGITGICCATLRHKGTVVVMDRFDLRGFLGALLTHKVMFAPVVPPIMLAMVKSPVADEFDLSGLALRSVMTAAAPLAPELLAAFERKFPGVQVEEAYGLTEHSCITLTHAGGDDPQQGPVQIAKKKSVGFILPNLEVKFVDPDTGRSLPKNTPGEICVRSQAVMQGYYRRKEETESTIDAAGWLHTGDVGYIDDDGDVFIVDRIKELIKYKGFQVAPAELEAILLSHPSVEDAAVFGLPDEEAGEVPASCVVRRRGAPESEADMMAYVAERVASYKKLRLLRFVDAIPKSVSGKILRRQLRDDFIKTAAA, from the exons ATGACCCAACCGAACCTCACCTGCACACCACCTGTCTTGACACCACGCAAGAATTGTGTTGCCGCCGCTAACATGGCTTCACCTTCCTCGCGTGGCCACTCCTTGCCAATGCCAAGACCTCTGGTCATCTCTTCAAATGCCAACGCCGCGCCCTTCCTCCTGCTCCCTACCAacaaccagcagcagcagcagcagctcagaAGGATGGGCGATGCGGCCATCGCCACCGTGCATTTGCATGACgctgaggaggagcaggagcaggagcacatCTTCCGGAGCCGGTTCCCGCCCGTGGCCGTGCCGGACGACGTCACGGTGCCGGAGTTTGTGCTGGCGGGCGCCGAGGCCTACGCGGACAAGACGGCGCTCGTGGAGGCTGCGCCGGGTGGCCAGTCCTACACCTACGGCGAGGTGGTCCGGGACGTGGCGCGGTTCGCCAGGGCGCTGCGGTCTGTCGGCATCCGGAAGGGCCACGTCGTGGTGGTCGCGCTCCCGAACCTGGCGGTGTACCCCGTGGTGAGCCTCGGGATCATGTCCGCCGGCGCGGTCTTCTCCGGCGTGAACCCGCGCGCCGTGGCCGGCGAGATCAAGAAGCAGGTGGAGGACTCGGAGGCCAGGCTCGTGGTCGCCGACGCCGTGGCCTACGACAAGGTGAAGGACGCGGGCGTGCCGGTGATCGGCATCGGGGACGCCGCGCGGCTTCCCGGCGCGATAAGCTGGGACGAGCTCCTCGCCGCGGCGGACCGGACGGGCGCGCCGGCGGTGGCGCTGGACCCGGCGCAGCAGTCCGACCTGTGCGCGCTCCCTTACTCGTCCGGCACGACGGGGGTGTCCAAGGGCGTGATGCTGAGCCACCGGAACCTGGTGTCCAGCCTCTGCTCCTCCATGTTCGCCGTCGGGCCGGAGATGGTGGGGCAGGTGGTCACCCTGGGCCTCATGCCCTTCTTCCACATCTACGGCATCACCGGCATCTGCTGCGCCACGCTGCGGCACAAGGGCACGGTGGTGGTCATGGACCGCTTCGACCTGCGCGGCTTCCTGGGCGCGCTGCTGACGCACAAAGTCATGTTCGCGCCCGTCGTGCCGCCGATCATGCTGGCCATGGTGAAGAGCCCCGTGGCCGACGAGTTCGACCTGTCGGGCCTCGCACTCAGGTCCGTCATGACGGCCGCCGCGCCGCTGGCGCCGGAACTCCTCGCGGCGTTCGAGCGCAAGTTCCCGGGCGTGCAGGTGGAGGAGGCGTACGGGCTCACGGAGCACAGCTGCATCACGCTGACGCACGCCGGCGGCGACGACCCGCAGCAGGGGCCGGTCCAGATCGCCAAGAAGAAGTCGGTCGGGTTCATCCTGCCCAACCTGGAGGTGAAGTTCGTGGACCCGGACACGGGGCGGTCGCTGCCCAAGAACACGCCCGGGGAGATCTGCGTGCGGAGCCAGGCCGTGATGCAGGGCTACTACAGGAGGAAGGAGGAGACGGAGAGCACCATCGACGCCGCGGGGTGGCTCCACACCGGCGACGTCGGGTAcatcgacgacgacggcgacgtctTCATCGTCGACCGGATCAAGGAGCTCATCAAGTACAAGGGCTTCCAGGTGGCCCCTGCCGAGCTGGAGGCCATCCTCCTGTCTCACCCGTCCGTCGAGGACGCCGCCGTCTTCGG GCTGCCGGACGAGGAGGCCGGCGAGGTCCCGGCGTCGTGCGTGGTGCGGCGTCGTGGCGCGCCGGAGAGCGAGGCGGACATGATGGCGTACGTGGCGGAGCGCGTGGCGTCGTACAAGAAGCTCCGGCTGCTGCGGTTCGTGGACGCCATCCCCAAGTCGGTGTCCGGCAAGATCCTGCGGAGGCAGCTCAGGGACGACTTCATCAAGACGGCAGCAGCCTAG
- the LOC110433558 gene encoding uncharacterized protein LOC110433558, protein MAAAAASVWLQLQVPPHRLHSPPVLSLPSNHSSSHACPPVYKYKKHAAPGRGNLLLCRASGASSSSVVTKEQEGAASDPSSEEGYSEPQIYSYKDDPNFRGCKGCGRDELERGCNGEGRIQGGIAAVPGFGWWPIKAYRPCPGFVASGGRYRRQGQSMDDVASGRGKKKPSPAKKKSDNK, encoded by the exons atggcagcagcagcagcctccgTGTGGCTGCAGCTGCAGGTCCCTCCCCATCGTCTCCACAGTCCCCCGGTGCTCTCCCTACCAAGCAACCATTCTTCCTCACATGCATGCCCTCCAGTATACAAATACAAGAAACATGCGGCGCCAGGGAGAGGAAACCTTCTTCTCTGCAGGGCCTctggcgcctcctcctcctctgtggtGACCAAGGAGCAGGAGGGAGCGGCCAGCGATCCTTCGTCAGAGGAGGGATATTCTGAGCCTCAAATCTATAGTTACAAGGATGACCCCAACTTCAG GGGCTGCAAGGGCTGCGGCAGAGACGAGCTTGAGAGGGGTTGCAATGGCGAAGGGCGGATCCAGGGCGGCATAGCTGCCGTCCCGGGCTTCGGCTGGTGGCCCATCAAGGCGTACCGGCCGTGCCCTGGCTTCGTCGCGTCCGGCGGCCGCTATCGGCGCCAGGGCCAAAGCATGGACGACGTTGCATCCGGCAGGGGAAAGAAGAAACCCTCTCCCGCCAAAAAGAAGAG CGACAACAAGTAA
- the LOC8077555 gene encoding E3 ubiquitin-protein ligase SINAT3 yields the protein MDVDCVSLPDAAAPAADMDGAVAAAAAARPWPKAAANGGVHELLECPVCTNSMFPPIHQCQNGHTLCSTCKARVHNRCPTCRQELGDIRCLALEKVAESLELPCKYYTLGCPEIFPYYSKIKHEAQCSLRPYNCPYAGSECAAAGDIPYLVSHLRDDHKVDMHSGCTFNHRYVKSNPREVENATWMLTVFHCFGQYFCLHFEAFQLGMAPVYMAFLRFMGDENEAKNYSYSLEVGANGRKMVWEGTPRSVRDSHRKVRDSHDGLIIQRNMALFFSGGDRKELKLRITGRIWKEQQTPDGACIPNLCS from the exons atggaCGTCGACTGCGTCTCGCTGCCCGACGCCGCCGCGCCCGCGGCCGACATGGATGGCGCCGTCGCCGCAGCTGCAGCCGCCCGGCCCTGGCCTAAGGCCGCCGCCAACGGAGGCGTCCACGAGCTGCTCGAGTGCCCCGTCTGCACCAACTCCATGTTCCCGCCGATCCACCAG TGCCAAAATGGACATACGTTGTGTTCCACATGCAAGGCTAGAGTACACAACCGTTGCCCTACCTGTAGACAAGAGCTTGGAGATATCAGGTGTTTGGCACTGGAGAAAGTTGCGGAGTCGCTTGAGCTTCCCTGCAAGTACTACACTCTGGGGTGCCCAGAAATCTTCCCATACTACAGCAAGATAAAACACGAAGCGCAATGCAGCTTAAGACCATACAATTGCCCCTACGCTGGTTCTGAGTGTGCCGCAGCTGGTGACATTCCTTATCTTGTTTCCCATTTGAGGGATGATCACAAAGTTGATATGCATAGTGGCTGCACATTCAACCACAGATATGTCAAATCGAACCCACGAGAAGTTGAAAACGCCACCTGGATGCTAACG GTGTTTCACTGCTTCGGGCAGTACTTCTGCCTGCACTTTGAGGCGTTCCAGCTTGGGATGGCACCTGTATACATGGCCTTCCTCCGTTTCATGGGGGACGAGAACGAGGCGAAGAACTACAGCTACAGCCTTGAGGTTGGTGCCAATGGGAGGAAGATGGTCTGGGAGGGCACCCCTAGGAGCGTCCGCGACAGCCACCGGAAGGTGCGGGACAGCCACGACGGCCTCATCATCCAGAGGAACATGGCGCTGTTCTTCTCTGGTGGTGACCGGAAGGAGCTGAAGCTCAGGATCACTGGTCGCATCTGGAAAGAGCAGCAGACCCCAGACGGCGCCTGTATTCCCAATCTGTGTAGCTAA
- the LOC110433893 gene encoding 25.3 kDa vesicle transport protein-like, whose protein sequence is MVKLTMIARVTDGLPLSEGLDDGRDLKDADFYKQQAKLLFKNLSKGQHEASRMSIETGPYLFHYIIEGRVCYLTLCDRSYPKKLAFQYLEDLKNEFEKVNGSQIETAARPYAFIKFDAFIQKTKKLYLDSRTQRNLAKLNDELYEVHQIMTRNVQEVLGVGEKLDQVSEMSSRLTSDTRIYADKAKDLNRQALIRKYAPVAIVIGIVLMLFWLKNKIW, encoded by the exons ATGGTGAAGCTCACTATGATAGCACGTGTCACTGATGGCCTTCCATTGTCAGAGGGATTAGATGATGGTCGGGATCTGAAGGATGCTGACTTCTACAAGCAGCAAGCAAAACTGTTGTTCAAGAACTTGTCAAAAGGGCAGCATGAGGCATCAAGGATGTCAATTGAGACTGGACCATACCTTTTCCA CTACATCATTGAAGGCCGTGTGTGCTATTTGACTCTGTGTGATCGTTCTTATCCCAAGAAACTTGCATTCCAATATCTTGAAGATCTCAAAAACGAATTTGAGAAAGTCAATGGCAGTCAAATTGAAACTGCTGCAAGGCCATATGCATTTATTAAATTTG ATGCATTCATACAGAAGACCAAGAAACTTTATTTGGATTCCAGAACACAGAGGAACCTTGCCAAGCTGAATGATGAGCTCTACGAGGTGCACCAGATCATGACTCGCAATGTTCAAGAAGTTCTCGGTGTCGGTGAAAAACTAGACC AGGTGAGTGAGATGTCAAGTAGGTTGACCTCTGATACTAGAATCTATGCAGACAAGGCGAAAGATCTCAATCGCCAG GCCTTAATACGTAAGTATGCCCCCGTTGCTATTGTGATTGGGATAGTACTGATGCTCTTTTGGCTGAAGAACAAGATATGGTGA
- the LOC8078090 gene encoding ras-associated and pleckstrin homology domains-containing protein 1, producing MHPPTATGRRRDLPGAAARGGGEFTRQHPPPAGPGRLFFMPPPAPAPPGHNHRPRPPDRDRPFFMPPPAPPGRSHSNQPSPADPPTASTRPPPPPPPPPHPHAYANYDPAGSAADELPRRPPHPPPPPLPPPRRPSTSPCSSALSSCLVATAFLLLSAGVAGTALFLLYRPRPPDIAVAAVRLPSFSASNGTVAFTFEQTAAVRNPNRSPLAHFDSSLRVAYAGGELGAVYIPAGLIDGGTTKHVSAVFDVPAIPVAAQPPMLGGAVDAASAAQSQQQPPAVIEVHSLLVVKGRVNVLRVLTHRVQAAKLCRVGVSPLDGTVIGFRC from the coding sequence ATGCACCCACCCACAGCCAcaggccgccgccgcgacctccccggcgccgccgccagagGAGGTGGGGAATTCACCAGGCAGCACCCACCACCAGCGGGGCCGGGCCGCCTCTTCTTcatgccgccgccggcgccggcgccaccgGGGCACAACCACCGCCCACGACCACCGGATCGCGACCGCCCCTTCTTCATGCCGCCGCCCGCGCCACCAGGCCGCTCGCACAGCAACCAACCGTCGCCAGCGGACCCGCCCACCGCCAGCAccaggcctcctcctcctccgccgccgccgccacacccACACGCGTACGCCAACTACGACCCCGCCGGCAGCGCCGCCGACGAGCTCCCCCGCCGTCCCCCtcaccctccgccgccgccgctcccacCCCCACGCCGCCCGTCAACATCCCCGTGCTCCTCCGCGCTATCCTCCTGCCTCGTCGCGACGGCGTTCCTGCTTCTGTCAGCGGGCGTCGCAGGCACCGCGCTGTTCCTGCTCTACCGCCCTCGGCCCCCCGACATCGCGGTGGCCGCCGTGCGCCTGCCGTCCTTCTCGGCGTCCAACGGCACCGTCGCCTTCACGTTCGAGCAGACGGCGGCGGTGCGCAACCCGAACCGGTCCCCGCTCGCGCACTTCGACAGCTCCCTCCGCGTCGCCTACGCGGGCGGGGAACTCGGCGCCGTCTACATCCCCGCGGGCCTCATCGATGGTGGAACCACCAAGCACGTGTCCGCCGTCTTCGACGTACCCGCCATCCCCGTCGCCGCCCAGCCGCCCATGCTCGGGGGGGCCGTCGACGCAGCGTCCGCCGCTCAGTCACAGCAGCAGCCGCCGGCGGTCATCGAGGTCCACTCGTTGCTCGTTGTCAAGGGCAGAGTCAACGTCCTCCGCGTCCTCACGCACCGTGTCCAGGCCGCCAAGCTCTGCCGCGTCGGCGTCTCGCCGCTCGACGGCACCGTGATCGGCTTCCGCTGCTGA
- the LOC8078091 gene encoding probable pectinesterase/pectinesterase inhibitor 61, protein MSAEKARAAEKVKALELALGSVKDALSKIDADMEEVEARVNRSGATLQERTLHAWPISRSAYPSRRRRRPSTDAAAVCSPSLCPSSSASRSPSPSRWPSTSPCGRRRVMARRSWLLPSELAALPGAAAARDADLLVPMSLDATRRRVADALADATELVAARAPLDRSAGAGGYGISDCLEMLEAAADLLSRSVAAVTAPAAAAAAIAHDDVMTWLSAALTYHDTCRDGLHEEVDADGKDDGRAVKAQMLGSLGNLMEHLSNSLAIFKAWGAPVVSGGLPVQKRQLLSARSGHGDLTFPAPSWVKHSDRRLLEVPTGDMVPDMVVAMDGSGTHQRIGDAVEAAPVRSARRVVIYIKAGVYGENVKVARNKTNLMLVGDGAGQTVVVGRRSVADGLRTFDTATLSVSGDGFMMRDLTVENRAGPREHQAVALLVTADRAVAYRCAVVGYQDTLYAHAQRQLYRECEVAGTVDAVFGNAAAVLQNCTLRARRPLPGQKNTVTAQGRADPNQSTGFSVHACRLVPAPEYPASSTYLGRPWKPYARVVYMMSYVGEHVDAAGWLAWDASAGAPDDTVYYGEYQNYGPGAALEGRVAWPGHRVITMAEEAMEFTVRWFIAGYSWLPATGLPFVGGLTA, encoded by the exons ATGAGTGCGGAGAAGGCCCGTGCCGCGGAGAAGGTGAAGGCGCTGGAGCTTGCTCTGGGGAGCGTGAAGGACGCTCTGAGTAAGATTGATGCCGacatggaggaggtggaggcgaGGGTGAATAGGAGCGGCGCAACGCTGCAGGAG CGAACGTTGCATGCATGGCCCATATCACGCTCGGCTTACccgagccgccgccgtcgtcgtcccaGCACGGATGCCGCCGCCGTCTGCTCACCATCCTTGTGTCCATCGTCATCAGCGTCgcgctcgccgtcgccgtctcgCTGGCCATCTACTTCGCCGtgcggccggcgccgggtgatgGCCCGTCGCTCATGGCTACTACCGAG CGAGCTCGCGGCGCTCCCcggcgcggcggccgcgcgGGACGCCGACCTCCTCGtgcccatgtcgctcgacgccacgcgccgccgcgtggcggaCGCGCTCGCCGACGCGACGGAGCTCGTGGCCGCGCGGGCGCCGCTGGACCGCTCCGCTGGTGCTGGTGGCTACGGCATCAGCGACTGCCTCGAGATGCTGGAGGCCGCGGCCGACCTACTCAGCCGCTCGGTCGCCGCCGTCACGGCgcctgctgctgcggcggccgCCATCGCGCACGACGACGTCATGACCTGGCTCAGCGCGGCGCTCACGTACCACGACACGTGCCGCGACGGCCTTCATGAAGAAGTCGACGCCGACGGCAAGGACGACGGCCGCGCCGTGAAGGCCCAGATGCTTGGATCCCTCGGCAACCTCATGGAGCACCTAAGCAACAGCCTCGCCATCTTCAAGGCGTGGGGAGCACCGGTCGTCTCCGGCGGCCTCCCCGTCCAGAAACGACAGCTACTGTCAGCCCGCAGCGGCCACGGCGACCTCACCTTTCCGGCGCCAAGTTGGGTAAAACACAGCGATCGGCGGCTCCTGGAGGTTCCGACCGGTGACATGGTGCCCGACATGGTGGTGGCCATGGACGGCAGCGGAACGCACCAGAGAATCGGAGACGCCGTGGAGGCTGCTCCCGTGCGCAGCGCCCGCCGAGTCGTGATCTACATCAAGGCCGGCGTGTACGGCGAGAACGTCAAGGTGGCGCGCAACAAAACGAACCTGATGCtcgtcggcgacggcgccggGCAGACGGTGGTGGTCGGGCGGCGCAGCGTCGCGGACGGCCTGAGGACGTTCGACACGGCGACGCTGTCGGTGTCCGGGGACGGGTTCATGATGCGCGACCTGACGGTGGAGAACCGCGCGGGGCCCCGGGAGCACCAGGCGGTGGCGCTGCTGGTGACCGCGGACAGGGCGGTGGCGTACCGGTGCGCCGTGGTGGGGTACCAGGACACGCTCTACGCGCACGCGCAGCGGCAGCTGTACCGCGAGTGCGAGGTGGCCGGCACGGTGGACGCCGTGTTCGGCAACGCGGCGGCGGTGCTGCAGAACTGCAcgctgcgcgcgcggcggccgctgcCGGGGCAGAAGAACACGGTGACGGCGCAGGGGCGCGCGGACCCGAACCAGAGCACGGGGTTCTCGGTGCACGCCTGCCGGCTGGTGCCGGCGCCGGAGTACCCGGCGAGCTCGACGTACCTAGGCCGGCCGTGGAAACCCTACGCGAGGGTGGTGTACATGATGTCGTACGTCGGCGAACACGTGGACGCCGCCGGGTGGCTGGCGTGGGACGCGTCGGCGGGCGCGCCCGACGACACGGTGTACTACGGCGAGTACCAGAACTACGGGCCCGGCGCGGCGCTGGAGGGGCGCGTGGCGTGGCCGGGACACCGCGTCATCACGATGGCGGAAGAGGCGATGGAGTTCACGGTGAGGTGGTTCATCGCCGGCTACTCCTGGCTGCCGGCCACCGGGCTGCCGTTCGTCGGCGGCTTGACCGcgtga